The Scleropages formosus chromosome 20, fSclFor1.1, whole genome shotgun sequence genomic interval CTGAAACTTGTAAATGCTGATTTTCTTGCCAgtgcagaaatattttgttgttgaATGTGCAGACACAATAGGTCATTATTTAAAAGAGATGTTTAACTCCATTCAGACTGCTCTTCTGTTAAGCTCAACACACTGTGTCTCATTCATCCATGCTACAAGCTCTTCATATGACAATGAAGCTGTATGATTGTACGCCACACTTCCATCTCTCGCAAAGTCCAGGAAGTTCGGATGGCCCTGATCACCAATGGCCTCTTAAGTTCTACTTCAGCTTTAGAAACCCACggtttagatgttttttttttttttttcacccataTCAATTTCAACAGGTTACATGTCATAAGCTTTTCTCTGTTTCACTCAAAGGACAACAagttctattaatttttttttgttcaacacACTCTCAGCAAAGTTAAGGAGCTAAAAAAAGGAGCTAAGGAGAAGAAGCTGGTTCAGGGTCTCTAGTCTGGGGCAGTTTCTATGAGTGCATCCAAAGGAATGGACGCATCTGCGGTGCTGGAACTAGTAACTGGGAACCAACTGGTAAGGCAGACTATAGGATTTGTCGAGGGATGGGAGATAGATATCTAAATCAGTTCCTGAAGCCTGCCCAGAGTTTCTGGTTACATGGCATTGGTCAACAAagaaaggcaacagtggtcTCAGGTTACCATgacaagacatttacatttattcatttagcggatgcttttctccaaagcgatttacaaagttaagctacttacaattatttacccatttaaacagctggataattttactgcagcattttaccataagtaccttgctcaaaggtactatagtcggaggtgggaatcaaacctttgggtccaaagactgcagctctaactactatgccactaGCTGTCCCACATGTCATGACATTGGCATGTCCTTTACTGTGCCTTGGGAAGAATGCATGAAAGAGGTAATTGAGAGGAAATTGGCCATGTATTAAGAGCTGATGGAataaatttctcattttcttgttTATGCAATAGAGCAGTGTAACATACACATCCAAAGAGCAATTTTTAGATTAGACTATGTCACCTGGAACacattttttggactgtgggaggaaaccagagcacctataGGAAAGCGATGTAACCTTTACATGATGGGTAAAATAGCTCCATGGTGAAAAGTCTCAGGTTCatcagaataaaattaaaagcttaTATAAGGATGGAATTATGAggatcaaaatttatttttaaagttaaaattttttcagaaaaaatgtgtgCTCATTTTAAATATCACATCTGGACTTAAACACCAATATGTTTTTGggtgatacatttacatttgcatttatttatttagcagatgcttttctgcaaagtgacttccaatggatactatgtagtgttatcaatttaaattaaacaatttaagtTGGTGAAATTGATTAACTTGTTCAAAACGTCTAAGTCACACTTAAGAACCTGTACAATTAAACTGAAAGTTACTACAGGCcaacagtaaaaatattgtttacagATCTGCACACAAGAAATTTAAgcttacatttataaaaaatattttgtcaattaattcagctgctgcttttctcaaaacagacagaattatttacctatttataaagcagtgtaatttttaccggagagTCGCAGGATAAGTACTTTTAGCTCGAGGGaattgcagcaggagtgggattcaaagccgCATCTTCTGAGCGCAAAGTGTCAGCTGTAAACACGACACTACCTGGTGCTCCTTTCTTAATAGCCATTTTGTCCTAATATTTCAATTTCGGTCTTTGCGATTTGTGAATTTTGTCACGCGCAAGTccaatttttttctacatgtacACCTCTCAGGGATGGTAGGCATCTAACATGAGCAATGTATTTCtaagtgggggaaaaataagTTAACAGAAGAAAGAAGTAATGAAAAGAGCTCTTTATtcagaacattttatttcagcatcTTTATTATAATACTAATATTTAGTAACTATTGTCATCTcttaaaatgtgtaattcatATATGGGTaagtatatgtgtatatgtatttcacatatacatatatataatttatatagatatatatatctgtaaatAACCTTTAATTTAGTCATATTTCatatgttattttttctttacaattttaaaatattttaaaggaaacaGTAATGCTTTCTATACTCCCTGGCCGATCCCTTCTTTGCAGTTATGCTCTCTTAAGCTGCATAGCACTAACACTTCTTATGTGATTATTTAAAACCGTGGATGATCCATTCCGGTGATACCTAAATCAGCTAAGTGGTGATAATTGTTTTTCGGAGACTGGAATTCAGATCTGGACTACAGGGAACAAATAACGTCGTATGGCAGGAATGAAAATTTAAAGAACAAAGTTTAAGCACAGAGCTGATTGTGACTGCGGGattggagagagagaggtgagGTCCAGCAAAATTTCTGGGTGGTCCACACATTCGCTGAATGTTGCtttgaaagacagaaagagagatcaCAGAGGGAGTAGAGCAAGTTGTGTAGAAAgcatttaagcaaaaaaaaaaaaaagaaaaaaagtgtacatttttcttattacaAATTACTTGGAAGACAGAGATTCTGCAGAGCTATAACATCTAGTATTGTTATTATGATTGTTACTGTTACCATCATCTTCAAACTTTTTCCTGCCAACGTTACCGTGTTCCCTACTACATTTTTCCCATGTTTACAGTGGgatttcattcattctttttaagtggaaaaagtcaaatttacaatttaaaacaggtgagccgggggggggggggggttcggcACAACGTTTACTTCTTAGTGGTGAGGCGGGACCTCTCTCTCTATGTGTACGAGTGCGTAAAAGCTGACGCGCAGAGTCGATGGGATCAGGGGAGCAGTGAGGAGCGGCAAGGAGAGGAAAAAGATCAGTGGATGAGGTAGACACACCAACAGATAGGCGGCAGAAACACGGAAGAGCCCTTGTTGATCGGATTTCTCGGACAGCGTACAAGACATTAGGGGAGCTGGGAAGGAGGAGCGTGTCTGAAATTTTGTTGGCTACGCGCTGTGCGATCCGGTCAGCCACCATCACCCAGTCAGTTATCCAAGTGTCCGTTTCGTTGCGCATCATTTTTGGGGGGGTTAGCCGTACATCTCACTGTTGTCAGTAGAGACAGAATGGAAATTAACTAAATGTTCTTCTCATAGTGTTCCTGGCTCTTtcggttttgtttttctccctaaAAATATTTTACCGGATCATTTCAACGGAGCACCCACTCACGTCATGCTTATGGGAGGAACCATAACTCTGATTAATAATTCTCATAATTGCAATATGATAATGACCTAATCTCTCCTAGGAATGGCAAGGGAACTTCAGCTGACAACTATGACAATAACAATGATGATGGTAACAATAACAACaccagcaataacaataattctCATTATATTAATAGCAATACTTTTGCTCATTTGAATGAACtataaaagtgttttaagaaCAATCATCTTTTCAACACAGATGCAAGTGtatattcattcatccatccatcctactttatattcatttattcacttgttttATATCCTTATAAAGAGTATTTGGAAGGGGGTGGGCGGAGTGGGTGGGGGAATGAATCTCTTAAGTCTGTTTTCCCCTTCACCCacctcctctctttctctctctccaacTAAAAGCCACATTTATAATTATGATCGTAGCGGTCGCTCCCACATCGTAAAGTCTTCAGTGCCTTCGGTCTTTTTGgaataatttttgtttaaagattttttttcttaaaaaataatacttaaaaatTCTCCTCTGCTTTCTTATGTATTCATactcagtaataataaaaatagttgaGTTTGCGTGTCCCTCCAGgcttctgtgtatgtgtgtaaggGGGAAAggttatgtatgtatatttttaaaatctgagtGTGGGGGCTGTTTATGTGTgcttatacatacatacatacatacatacatacatacataaataaataaatcctaataaaacattttgtgtttgaGCAAGCAGTTACACACAGTGGCAATCAGTTTACTGAAGGTCAGTTTGCCATGCTGGCAGTGGTTTCTCCTGTATAGAGCTTTACATTAGCTGTGGCACATTGTCACTGAGTGCAGAAGTAAAAGTACACAGGTACCTCCACAGCGCAGCCCTTCTTTCCCTGGTAACAGGGTAAGTGgccaaaataaaccaaaaacaGGGGAGGGTGAAGAGAACAGGCTTGTGGGCCAAGACATGTAACTGCTTCTCGCTCCTTCCATCTCccttctctcttcctctgtcTTTCTCACTCTCTCGAACAGAAAAGTTGTCTTCTGCTTTTAAACTTACAAATAAATGAGAtcaaaaatgtctgtaaaattCTAAGGTGttctgttttatatatacatttatatctCTCCAAATGTTGCTGCTGAAAGATGTGTATTGTGTCTGTGATTTGTATAAACCTGTggctgtatttatttgtgtgtgttgtatagTTGCTCTATTAATATActgtttcagttgtgtgtgtgtgtgtgtgtgtgtgtgcgcgcgcgcgcgcatgtgtgtgtcattgtgcaCACAGATCAGTTTGCAGTACACATGTCCAGCCAAGCTTTTTGCATCGCTTCTCTTTTCCCATCTCTTctgtcttctctttttctttgatttGTGTTCATCCTTTACTGTCAGCGGCAATAAGTTTGGTTTCTGACAGTCCTTGGATCCAGTATTTACAGCAACTGAtgtgttctctttttttctctttctctctctctccttccttttttcctcatcCTCACTCTCTGTCTGTCGTCTCTGCTTCATGTTTCCTCATTCCTCCTTCGATCAGTCTGTCCCTCTCGGGGGGAAAGAGCAGAGACAGGGAATGATGAAGAGAGCCTATGAAGAAAGGAGGGGATACATCAAAcaacataaattaaaacaacagaaaatgagATGGAGACTAGAGGAAGCGAACACAGTGACGGAGAGATGACAGAGGAGGGCATCCGAGGTAGACCGCATGGTGACAATAGACATCATGGAACGTGATGCGGacgaaaaaagaaatcacagcaCTCTCTTCATGAACCATTGCCCTTCTCTTTTGTCTTACTTGCAGTCCATTTTGTTCTTACCATTTTAAGTCTTCTCGCTCTTTCCCTGACCTATCAGGGCTCTCTGTCTTACGACTTTTTCTCACCTGTCCATCAGCCTTTTCAGTGCACGCTCAATATTCATGCGGTGACCGACACGGGTCACTCCCAGGTCCAGATAGTCCTCCTTGGTGAGGGAGGGAAGATGCGTGCCGTCAATTTCATTGTCCAAGAATTTCTCCCTGTGCTCCCCCAAGTTTAGGTAGCTAAGCCAGTCCGCCACATCGTACTTCGTCCAGTATGGAAGTGGCTTGGAGGCAAAGGGCTTGGACGATGGAGGTGGGGGTAGGTGGGGGTAGCTGAGACAGGCTGGTGGGGGAATTGGATGCAGTGGTGGAGAGGAAGTGCCTGAGAGAAACTGGGTAGGGGAGAGGGAACGGGAGACTACCAAGGAGGAGTTTGGAGGAGGGGCCCCAGAGGGGGCGAAGAGtggtggagaagaagaaaagtaaGGGTCTCCTAGGGGATTTGCTGGCGAAGGTGGGGTAACAGAACCACGGAGCTCATAGGGGCTCCCGTACAGAGGGGTGGTAGGTAGGATTGGGAGAGAGGAAGGTCGTGGTGGGCCCAGCTTTGGCCTGTCAGACAGAGAAATGAGGGGACTTGGTGCACGGCGACGCTGCACGTGGTGCGAATGGGAGTGTGACTCAGACCTCCGAGAGTCCCGACTCGGGCCAAACTGGAATTCCAAGCCCTTGGTGCGGTACGTGTGCCTGTGCTTCGGTGAGGTTGGGTATGGAGAGTAGGAGGGCGAGAGGGGAGAGTGGGTTTGTGGCGACTGGGAACGCACTATGGGTGGCTGGGGAGATGGGGAGCGGGCCCAGTTGGGATACAGCGAAGGCTgagaggagggggaaggagagggGGTGGGAGACAGGGCTGGCTGGGGTGTCAGGGTGGGAGAGGTGGGCAATGGGGAGGGGGAGCGAGCAGAGGGTGGACTCAGGGCAGAAGAGGAGTCTTCCGAGAACCTGGAAGGAAGAGAGCGGTAAGCCGTTTAGTGCACGTACAAGTGGTCAAAGCTCCGGACGATTGACAATGGCGAGAGCGGAACAGGAATGCAGAATGAGGAGGAAAGATCATGAGGGAACGTGTTAGGCATCTGTCCCTCTTGAGGAAGACGTAGAAGTACAAAGCAAGACACAAACCTAAGTAGGAATGCAAAAAGTCAAGAAATAGACAAGGACTTTAAACAGATACACTTCATCTGAATACAACTACACTGTGGCCTGTAGACTCTTCTTGCTGCCTGGTGATTATTATATGCGATACACCATATACAGATAAGtgcaaaagacaaaagaaatgaatataCATGGACATCCACAAGAATAACATAGAAGCGCAAAGGATAGGGCACAGACAAGAGTCCTCATACCATGTGGACATGCAGTTGACTTAGTCACACTGTAGCAGGGAGGAAAGTGACTCAGTCCTGTTATAACAGGCACCGAgacaatgacacacagcttaACCACCTCACTCACAGACAGCGTAAACAGATACCCCCCAGTGTACAATATGCAGGACAAGCCAATGTTGTCAGCACAGTACGTTATGGAGACACATCATTTAACATGAGTGCACACAGTTCATGTGTACGTAGCTCCACAAAAGGGACGTTTACAGATATGATTCAGACCTTCAGGTTAAACGTGGAGCCACAGACCCCCAGCAGCCATACCTGTGTCTGGCCAGAGACCTCTGTCCTCCCCAGCCCtccatgcttttgtttcccatCTGCTGCAACTTGGAGCTCAGTTCATTGATGATGCTGGCCTTCATACCGGAGAGAGGTGGGTGCAGCTTCCTTGCCTCCAGAAACATCCCACCTCCCTGGTTTCCTTCTTCCATCTCCCCTTCACCCACTGCTGTAGCGCTACCCTCACCCCAGAGAGGTTTCATGTCTGGGGTGCGGGGCCTCTCAATATACAGAGAACCAGGACGACCCAAGTTCTGCGCATCTCTGGCACCATATCCATCATGGCCACTGTCCTCTTCATTGTCCTCTTCGCCTTCCAGACAttcctcctccacctcatcTCTTCGTCTTTGGGAGTGAAAGGAGGCAGGGGCGGTGTTGGTTTGCCGGTGAAGGTCCAATACCGCTCTTCCACCCTCTTTGTATCGCTGCACTTTGGGGTACGTGGAGGTGGCAGTTTTTGCATTGTGCATTTCAAATGATTGCCCATCCAAATAAGTCATGTAGGAATCCAGTAGATCACTACCTCTCTCTCCCTGTACTCCTcccttttctcccttttctcctctctctcctcttatTCCTCCTATTCCTAAGATGTTATCCAGGTGGTGGTCGCTGCTGCTTCGACTATCCAACTCTTCAATCCCAGAGTCCACCACCGTCTCCTGGGACTCCCCACTCTTTGCAGAGGTAGGTGTTTGATCACCTATCTTTCCCCCACCACCGGCACCTGCCGCGGTAGCTGCTGCATGCTCTGAGTGCATAGTGGTGGCTATAGTGGTCGTCGCAGCAGTTGTTGTTGTGGTAGTCGCATAGGTCACAGTTGTCGTCAGGGTGGCAGTTCCTCTGTCTTGTGCAGAGTTAGCTGAGGGTGTGGGGCTGCGGACCACTACTGTAGCTATGGAGTTGGGGGCGGACAGTGGCGGGGGCGTCGGAGAGGAACGCCCCGAGGTTTGCGTGCTGTTGTAGAGGTGGTGGGTGTGGCTGATTGGAAGGGGCCCGTGAGACGAGGAAGTACTGGGTGGATGTGGAGAGACTGAGGGTGGTACAGATGATTCGGTCAAAGAGGGTTGAAGGGTTGAAGGCGATGGCGGAGGTACGGGGTGGGAGGCAGGAGATGGTGAGAGGGCAGATTGGGTGAGATTAGCTACTTCACTGTCATATGAAGTCAGGCTTGATGTGGTGGAGTCCCCAGCCTGTGGGGATGTAAGAGGCGTGTGAGAAGGGAAACCTCCGATCAGAGGTTCTTTGTGTGAGGAtggaggtggtgggggaggaggtggcgggggctTAATTGTGGAGTTCAGGTTGCTGGTCATTATCCCTCCTTGATGGCTATACCCAGACAGTCCTCCCAGCCCCCTATCAAAACTATTAGCGAACTGTAGGGGTGGAGGCAAGGGGTCGGCAAAGACAAACTCATCATCCATATCTACAGAGGGCGCAGGGGGTGGCAGTACCATGAGACCCAGGCCCCCACTTTCTCCTCCATTGCCCTGTGTCGGCACTGGAGCCGAGCCTACAGTAGGAGGGGATGGAGGGGTAACTGACAGAATTGAGGCATTGGCATCATTCTCCATGCGCAAGTAAGTCGGCCGCTGGGGAGGTAGATGGGTAGATGGGTGAGACGTTACCTGGGCTGTCTGTTGCTCCGTCTTCTTCCCATagccctccctctctctctccctctccctctctctctctctctccctgtagTTTAGCTGGTAGTGCTGTGATTGGTAGTGATGCATGTGGATCGGCTTATCTTCTGAAAATCGCACTCTCAACCCTTCTCTGGGTCCCACTTCTTTTTCCTTATCTGCACCCTCCTCATCCCACGGCCCTCCGCTGCGGAATACCCTTGGGGAAGGTGGGCGGCCCGGAGTGGAGGTGGTGGCAGctagggaggaggaggtgacgaggtaggaggagctggaggactgAGAGGACGAGATTGCGGATGGAGTAGAAATGTGAGGCAGAAGGGAGGCCGAAGTGGCCGAGGCAGCCGAGGCAGCTGAGGGAAAAGCCCCTACACTGGAGAGCTGGCGTCCAAAATGGTGCTCCCCTCTCTCTCTACGCATCCTTCCGTCATCTTTCAGAGCCCTCTCTCTAGCAGCCAAGGCAAGGCCCAGCGGTGATGAGGGGTCCAGCACCTTTCCAGTCAGGGGGTGGATGAAGGTGGTGGGCTGCTGTTTCCCTGTCCTGTAGAAGTCTGCTGGCACAGATTTTGGCTGGTAATCCCCAGGTGGGGCTGGGGTGGAGTACTCAGGCAGTCCAAACGCGGGAGGCATGCTGCGTGTGTGGTGGATGAAAGTGTCTCCGGAAAACATGCCTTCATCAATGGATTTGGAAGGGCGCAGGCGAGGAGACGGATTATCGATCTGAGCGCTGTGCTGTTGTGCAGTCTGGGTCCTTCCACCCGCTAGGCCTAACCCAACCTCATCTTCAGCCGAGATGAAGAACGATGCACTCTTTCTCCTAGCTTCATGGAACCGCTCCCGGTCTCTGCGGGCTGCTCCCACTATAGCAGCACCAAACTGACTTGTAAAATCCATGCTATCCTGGGAACGGAGAGAAGGTCGGAAGGTTGCTGAAGGGAGCGGGCTCATCGGAGGCGGTGAGGCTGCGGTCGAGGTGGCTGTGGTCGTTGGGGGATCCTGGGCGGCTCCTGGGCCTGCGGGAGGGGATTTGGTACCAGTGTCTGGGGCTGGCTCCGCATCCACGCTGCTGCCTTGGCTGCTGCGGCCACTGCTGCTGGTAGAGGGAGCCTTCACTATAATGGTGGGAATCGGAATGGAGCTCTTCTCCACTGGGACCTTGTTCAGAGCATGGGTGGGTGTCTGGTTCTCCACTTTGGACTGCTTGACTAAATGGCCCTTTCCTCTCCTGGCTGGCCCTTTGGGCACACCAGCGCCAGCTCCGACACCAGCTCCAGTCCTGTCTGCCCGAGATATCTGTTGGGATACCTGGGAGACCTGACTCTGAATAGACtgttgctgcagctgctgggtCATCGGCGCCACGCTGGAAGGGGGAAGAGCATTACTGTAGCCTCTTCTCAGGCCTGCTGCTCTCCCTCCACCAGCTCCAATTCCACCAGAATCGCCCAAGAAGCCACCTCCCTTACGAGACGCAGCCCTGCTTggctgggggtgggaggggtgtgAGGATGGATGGCCAAAAGGGGATGGATGGTCTGTACTTccaccagctcctgctctctcccGGCTGGTCTGAGAATAGTGTCCTGGTTGCGAGTACATCTGGTACTGCGTCGACGTAGAGGCCTGGGACACCGAAATGGAAGCCTGTTTCTGGAGCtgtttccccctccagcccaagGAGGGCCCTGCAGAGAAAGGGGGGTCAGGCGGGgcagtggtggggggtggggggatgtcATCAGAGCCAGGAACTGAGAGGCTGCGTGAGAACTTCATAGATGGAGGGTGAAGGTACTGCTTTTCCTCCTCTGTAACACCTGGAGCAGAGCCAAGTATGGGAAGTAAGAATACACATATAAAACAGGAATACAAGGCGAGAAAGAGAGGGGGAAACTGTACAGGAGTTAATCATGTCTGGACACAATAAACCTTTCAATGTTGTTGAGAAACATTTGGAGAAATTTGGAGACATCTATGATCTACATGCCCGTTGGCAAATTCAATGGGTTCATTTTGAAATGAGGCGTTTACTATGGGGACTGAACTCATATCTGTCTGTCCGTATCTTTTGGCCTTAcgttttattctttctttacGCAACTTTAGCTGTACAACAGTGTGCAGTTCAGCCGACTGTATGTTCCCATGTGCCTGGATGCGTGTTCTGCATGAGTTAGTCTGTCCCATAAATTCAAAATTGTCACCGTTATCTGTAAATttgactgcagtgatttacaaaCAGAGAGGGAGGTGAGACAGGTAAGTAGAGTACAGTGCAGTACTCTACTGAATAGTAGTAGCTTTTACTGCACAAACgacacagcagagacacagaggAAGAAACAGTACAGACAAAGAAGGCTACAATACAGACCCGCGAAAGCTAAACGTTATATACTACAGATACACAGAACAGTACGGTAAAGCAAAGCGATGACGGACAGACAGATAAACAGACAGCCTCACCGATGGATTTTTGTCGCAGCATCATACCGTGCTGTGGAGCATGGCCTGACATTAATTGTGCGCGGTCATAGCCAAACCCTGATCCAGACGACATCACGCCTACTCCTGACTGGTCAAAATTAGGCTGCGAAGGCAATggaaaagtaaaacagaaattaGGTGGAAATACTCGCACTAAGACACACGCTGTAATGCGTTTCATTATATGTACAGCTACATTACATGGAAAAGTGAGCTAGGTTTGACAGAAGAGAGCAGTAATTCATTCCTTTATCATTTGTGGCCcgtttgcattttcaaaaatgagcCTTTTCGACGCGCTGAACTAAAGTAACATTTGAAGTTAT includes:
- the LOC108923943 gene encoding SH3 and multiple ankyrin repeat domains protein 1-like isoform X2, with product MTMPLSPLSSDEEQQRMLGKSQHFYPGEEGEEGEEEDEEEEGEENHTEGVGDKENGELEVEEEEEEEEEEEEEEEEKEMPKGVQSRGREEGPRHMANMANMANMVGQQVGERQRRSSNPGHIGTSHLSNPGAALHQPVGQQQPLHPLSNRQQMRRLKERSQSTVNPAEDTHISMMVFRIGIPDIKQTKCLRFNPDATVWCAKQQVLCSLTETLRDVLNYGLFQPATDGHDAKFLEEERMLRDYPQSFEKGVPYLEFRYKTRVYKQTNLDEKQLAKLHTKASLKKFMDYIQGGLVEKTAKFLEKGLDPNFHDSDTGETPLTLAVQSEQGGAESIRVLVLGGAHIDFRAKDGLTPMHKAVRAHNHSALLALLALGASPDYKDRWGLTPLYHSVLIGGDTSCCETLLYHRAKLGVRDENGWNEMHQACQHGHAQHLEHLLFYGADSTSQNASGNTALHISALYNKEGCVRILLYRGANKEAKNNNGQTPFQVAIMSGHFELGEVIKNHSDSDVVPFLESPKYAPQRLESARTLAIPRPHPLLRANSDNSMNLPDWMSVPNAASNSIVSVQGYKNPGASRSSSSPRGARTRSPSRGRGDKEERSRQPRGRQGPMSANSTGSGGGQRRRLYSAVPGRVFVAMRSHAAQGSREISINKGDKVKVLSVGEGGYWEGTVRGRTGWFPADCVQEVAVQSQDNRSESRSDKSKKLFRHYTVGSYDSFEAPSDYIIKEKTVLLQKKDNEGFGFVLRGAKAQTPIEEFTPTPAFPALQYLESVDEGGVAWRAGLRMGDFLIEVNGQNVVKVGHRQVVNMIRQGGNSLMVKVVMVTRNPEMEEASRKKVPQQSKRLTPPAIALRSKSMTSELEEMVEKAASPWKKKAEYEATDKKRTVYQMALNKLDEILAAAQQTISTTEGQGPRSHGGKRERTRGIYTNEPNFDQSGVGVMSSGSGFGYDRAQLMSGHAPQHGVTEEEKQYLHPPSMKFSRSLSVPGSDDIPPPPTTAPPDPPFSAGPSLGWRGKQLQKQASISVSQASTSTQYQMYSQPGHYSQTSRERAGAGGSTDHPSPFGHPSSHPSHPQPSRAASRKGGGFLGDSGGIGAGGGRAAGLRRGYSNALPPSSVAPMTQQLQQQSIQSQVSQVSQQISRADRTGAGVGAGAGVPKGPARRGKGHLVKQSKVENQTPTHALNKVPVEKSSIPIPTIIVKAPSTSSSGRSSQGSSVDAEPAPDTGTKSPPAGPGAAQDPPTTTATSTAASPPPMSPLPSATFRPSLRSQDSMDFTSQFGAAIVGAARRDRERFHEARRKSASFFISAEDEVGLGLAGGRTQTAQQHSAQIDNPSPRLRPSKSIDEGMFSGDTFIHHTRSMPPAFGLPEYSTPAPPGDYQPKSVPADFYRTGKQQPTTFIHPLTGKVLDPSSPLGLALAARERALKDDGRMRRERGEHHFGRQLSSVGAFPSAASAASATSASLLPHISTPSAISSSQSSSSSYLVTSSSLAATTSTPGRPPSPRVFRSGGPWDEEGADKEKEVGPREGLRVRFSEDKPIHMHHYQSQHYQLNYREREREREREREREGYGKKTEQQTAQVTSHPSTHLPPQRPTYLRMENDANASILSVTPPSPPTVGSAPVPTQGNGGESGGLGLMVLPPPAPSVDMDDEFVFADPLPPPLQFANSFDRGLGGLSGYSHQGGIMTSNLNSTIKPPPPPPPPPPSSHKEPLIGGFPSHTPLTSPQAGDSTTSSLTSYDSEVANLTQSALSPSPASHPVPPPSPSTLQPSLTESSVPPSVSPHPPSTSSSHGPLPISHTHHLYNSTQTSGRSSPTPPPLSAPNSIATVVVRSPTPSANSAQDRGTATLTTTVTYATTTTTTAATTTIATTMHSEHAAATAAGAGGGGKIGDQTPTSAKSGESQETVVDSGIEELDSRSSSDHHLDNILGIGGIRGERGEKGEKGGVQGERGSDLLDSYMTYLDGQSFEMHNAKTATSTYPKVQRYKEGGRAVLDLHRQTNTAPASFHSQRRRDEVEEECLEGEEDNEEDSGHDGYGARDAQNLGRPGSLYIERPRTPDMKPLWGEGSATAVGEGEMEEGNQGGGMFLEARKLHPPLSGMKASIINELSSKLQQMGNKSMEGWGGQRSLARHRFSEDSSSALSPPSARSPSPLPTSPTLTPQPALSPTPSPSPSSQPSLYPNWARSPSPQPPIVRSQSPQTHSPLSPSYSPYPTSPKHRHTYRTKGLEFQFGPSRDSRRSESHSHSHHVQRRRAPSPLISLSDRPKLGPPRPSSLPILPTTPLYGSPYELRGSVTPPSPANPLGDPYFSSSPPLFAPSGAPPPNSSLVVSRSLSPTQFLSGTSSPPLHPIPPPACLSYPHLPPPPSSKPFASKPLPYWTKYDVADWLSYLNLGEHREKFLDNEIDGTHLPSLTKEDYLDLGVTRVGHRMNIERALKRLMDRLSSSFPVSALSPREGQTDRRRNEET